One Cryptomeria japonica chromosome 9, Sugi_1.0, whole genome shotgun sequence genomic window carries:
- the LOC131074052 gene encoding uncharacterized protein LOC131074052, whose product MHSLISIVGIALSGKENYHESFRKVKNTLIFDNMWDDVCESKGDSEAPKQPTDAKELIFWKSKDKKAYALIAASVSEEVSRNIISCKTAFEDLKKLKDLYDSHLELEIIQLLMKLFNLEMQDNDPMKLASEIRALYHDIGATGVKVDLQLTAFIKALYPTYSHYLESLQDTEKMKDITFDKIVEKIAEREKAFGKKASHSNDETLRLAQQGHTSKDESSRHDTSSRGRGSRQSRGRGGRNHQGDRQHSQPQHQHRDYQHKDIQLRDKQSMQCYRCGKMGHSATLCRTPWEKIRDKKEQPPDKGNPLEFVHYVVAHCNLWIDGVVYFVDKSQLKPLGIGSVRLKLPGLADYILSNVLYLPQLKRNLISLAHIRQQDHSIHIFDGIIEMR is encoded by the coding sequence ATGCATTCTTTAATTTCAATTGTTGGAATAGCTCTTTCTGGTAAAGAGAATTATCATGAATCGTTTCGTAAAGTTAAGAATACTCTTATTTTTGATAATATGTGGGATGATGTCTGTGAAAGCAAAGGTGATAGTGAAGCGCCAAAGCAGCCTACAGATGCAAAAGAACTCATCTTCTGGAAGAGTAAAGACAAAAAGGCTTATGCTTTGATTGCTGCCTCCGTTAGTGAAGAGGTGAGTAGAAATATAATCTCTTGTAAGACTGcatttgaagatttgaaaaaacTCAAAGATCTTTATGATTCTCATTTAGAGCTTGAAATTATACAATTATTAATGAAATTATTCAACTTAGAGATGCAAGATAATGATCCGATGAAGTTAGCCTCTGAAATCAGAGCTCTTTATCATGATATTGGGGCCACTGGTGTAAAAGTTGATCTACAACTCACTGCTTTTATTAAAGCCCTGTATCCTACCTATTCACACTATCTTGAGTCTCTTCAAGATACTGAAAAGATGAAAGACATAACATTTGATAAAATTGTGGAGAAAATTGCAGAGAGAGAAAAAGCCTTTGGGAagaaggcatcacattccaatgatGAGACTCTACGTCTTGCACAACAGGGGCATACATCCAAAGATGAATCTTCTAGACATGACACTAGCAGTAGAGGTCGTGGCAGTCGTCAATCTAGAGGAAGAGGGGGTAGAAATCATCAAGGTGATAGACAACATTcgcagcctcaacaccaacatagAGACTACCAACACAAAGACATCCAGTTAAGAGACAAACAATCTATGCAGTGCTATAGATGTGGAAAAATGGGTCATAGTGCCACTCTTTGCAGAACTCCTTGGGAGAAGATTCgtgacaagaaagagcagccaccAGACAAAGGTAATCCTCTAGAGTTTGTTCATTATGTTGTAGCACATTGTAACCTTTGGATTGATGGAGTAGTTTATTTTGTAGACAAGTCTCAGTTAAAACCTTTAGGAATTGGATCTGTTAGACTTAAATTACCAGGACTTGCTGATTACAtactttctaatgttctttatcttCCACAATTGAAGAGAAATTTGATATCCCTTGCGCATATTAGACAACAAGATCATTCAATACATATTTTTGATGGCATCATTGAGATGAGATGA